A genome region from Jeongeupia sp. HS-3 includes the following:
- the ssuE gene encoding NADPH-dependent FMN reductase produces MATIVTLSGSPSAKSRSQGLLNRTTRLLESYGVTIRAFTLGDFDAETLVFGKFDDPAVIAFQKAVAQAEGLIVATPVYKAAYSGALKLLLDLLPERALHHHAVLPLATGGSPAHMLAVDYALQPVLTSLKARHIVGGIYATERELTWRDDGYLELTREIEQRLTQAVSRFLAHLPDPGQVLLHPDQLNQQIREARISV; encoded by the coding sequence ATGGCCACCATCGTCACTTTGTCAGGCAGCCCCAGCGCCAAGTCGCGCTCGCAAGGCTTGCTGAACCGCACCACCCGATTGCTTGAATCCTACGGCGTCACCATTCGCGCCTTCACCCTTGGTGATTTCGACGCCGAAACGCTGGTGTTCGGCAAGTTCGACGACCCGGCGGTGATCGCCTTCCAGAAGGCCGTGGCGCAGGCCGAAGGGCTGATCGTCGCGACGCCGGTCTACAAGGCCGCCTACAGCGGCGCGCTGAAGCTGCTGCTCGATCTGCTGCCCGAGCGCGCGCTGCACCATCACGCGGTGCTGCCGCTGGCCACCGGCGGCAGCCCGGCGCACATGCTCGCGGTCGATTACGCGCTGCAGCCGGTGCTCACTTCCTTGAAGGCGCGCCACATCGTCGGCGGCATCTACGCGACCGAGCGCGAACTGACGTGGCGCGACGACGGTTATCTCGAGCTGACGCGCGAGATCGAACAGCGGCTCACCCAGGCGGTATCGCGCTTTCTGGCCCACCTGCCCGATCCGGGCCAGGTGCTGCTGCACCCGGACCAGCTGAACCAGCAGATCCGCGAAGCGCGCATCAGCGTCTAG
- a CDS encoding alpha/beta hydrolase — protein MDTIENWLAAGNSIIVVPGWHDSGPAHWQSRWCAQYVGFGRVVQHDWNEPNARDWVAGLERTVAAAPGRVILVAHSLGCVTLGHWAMLSGHAARVVGALLVAPADVSREDAPASFATFLPLPAAKLPFASVVIASDNDPVCSPARSITLARDWGSRCVQLAGLGHINAESGLEDWPLGLKLLSQLLPLYGSNEAPSPGISLQQEPKALPFPGALLRSAREIRFAA, from the coding sequence ATGGATACGATAGAGAACTGGCTGGCCGCAGGTAACAGCATCATCGTGGTCCCCGGCTGGCACGATTCGGGCCCGGCGCACTGGCAGAGCCGCTGGTGCGCGCAGTACGTGGGCTTTGGCCGGGTGGTGCAGCACGATTGGAACGAGCCGAACGCGCGCGACTGGGTCGCCGGGCTCGAACGCACGGTCGCCGCGGCACCGGGGCGGGTGATTCTGGTGGCGCACAGCCTCGGCTGCGTCACGCTGGGCCACTGGGCGATGCTCTCCGGTCATGCCGCACGCGTGGTCGGTGCGCTGCTGGTCGCGCCGGCCGACGTTAGCCGCGAGGATGCGCCGGCGTCGTTTGCGACCTTCCTGCCGCTGCCGGCGGCCAAGCTGCCGTTTGCCAGTGTGGTGATCGCCAGCGATAACGATCCGGTGTGCAGCCCGGCCCGTTCGATCACGCTGGCGCGCGACTGGGGCAGCCGCTGCGTGCAGCTCGCCGGCTTGGGCCATATCAACGCCGAATCGGGGCTTGAGGATTGGCCGTTGGGGCTCAAGCTCCTGAGCCAGCTCCTTCCTTTGTACGGTAGCAATGAAGCGCCATCACCGGGCATATCGCTGCAGCAAGAGCCCAAGGCATTGCCTTTCCCCGGCGCTCTGCTGCGCTCGGCACGGGAAATCCGGTTCGCCGCCTGA
- a CDS encoding EAL domain-containing protein: protein MNSPLESWFKRLPVPASVREDWPAASFGIEAARGVVVRALGLSLSSVFQAIHGVDGRVIGEEALLRASVRHKPLPPLSAFEHAESQGRLVAFDRLCRTLHLLNYASHADRAATLYLNVHPKLLTEVSDRHGAVFQDILESLGSQPSRIVLEIGEDEIAESDINRARAALQSYRSRGYRIAIDDFGRRHANLDRLWQLEPDVIKLDRILIAEAETSPRLRRALPKLVELLHELGGQVVVEGIETETQKQIAIDAGADALQGFLLDQPRWRG from the coding sequence ATGAATTCGCCCCTGGAATCCTGGTTCAAGCGTCTGCCCGTGCCGGCAAGCGTGCGTGAAGATTGGCCAGCCGCCAGCTTCGGTATCGAGGCCGCGCGCGGCGTCGTGGTGCGCGCGCTGGGCCTGTCGCTATCGAGCGTATTCCAGGCGATTCATGGCGTTGATGGCCGGGTGATCGGCGAAGAAGCGCTGTTGCGCGCGTCGGTGCGGCACAAGCCCCTGCCGCCGCTCAGCGCATTCGAGCACGCCGAGTCGCAAGGCCGGCTGGTGGCGTTCGACCGGCTCTGCCGCACGCTGCACCTGCTCAACTACGCCAGCCATGCCGACCGCGCCGCGACGCTGTACCTGAACGTGCACCCCAAGCTGCTCACCGAGGTCAGCGACCGCCACGGTGCGGTGTTCCAGGACATCCTCGAAAGCCTGGGCTCACAGCCGTCGCGCATCGTGCTCGAAATCGGCGAGGACGAAATCGCCGAGTCCGACATCAACCGTGCCCGCGCGGCGCTGCAAAGCTACCGCTCGCGCGGCTACCGGATCGCCATCGACGATTTCGGCCGCCGCCACGCCAACCTCGACCGGCTGTGGCAGCTCGAACCCGATGTGATCAAGCTCGACCGCATCCTGATCGCCGAGGCCGAAACCTCGCCGCGGCTGCGCCGGGCCTTGCCCAAGCTGGTCGAATTGCTGCATGAACTCGGCGGTCAGGTGGTCGTCGAGGGGATAGAAACCGAAACGCAAAAGCAGATCGCCATCGATGCCGGCGCCGACGCGCTGCAAGGCTTCCTGCTCGATCAACCGCGCTGGAGAGGCTGA
- a CDS encoding peroxiredoxin, with translation MSLRLGDTAPDFTQSSTEGEIRFHDWAGDHWVVLFSHPADFTPVCTTELGKTAKLADEFARRNVKPLAVSVDPLESHHKWIVDINETQQTTVNFPILADDDRKVAELYDLIHPNALATATVRSVFIIDPAKKIRLTLTYPASTGRNFTEILRVIDSLQLTEYHKVATPADWQQGDDVVIVPSLQDEAEIARRFPKGYVAVKPYLRLTPQPA, from the coding sequence ATGAGCTTGCGCCTTGGCGATACCGCCCCCGATTTCACCCAATCGTCGACGGAAGGCGAGATCCGCTTTCATGACTGGGCCGGCGACCACTGGGTGGTGCTGTTCTCGCACCCGGCCGACTTCACCCCGGTATGCACGACCGAGCTGGGCAAGACCGCCAAGCTGGCCGACGAATTCGCCCGCCGCAACGTCAAGCCGCTGGCGGTGAGCGTTGATCCGCTCGAGTCGCACCACAAGTGGATCGTCGACATCAACGAGACGCAGCAGACCACGGTCAACTTCCCGATCCTGGCCGACGATGACCGCAAGGTCGCCGAGCTGTACGACCTGATTCATCCGAACGCCCTGGCCACGGCGACGGTGCGCTCGGTATTCATCATCGACCCGGCCAAGAAAATCCGCCTGACGCTGACCTATCCGGCCAGCACCGGGCGCAACTTCACCGAGATCCTCCGCGTGATCGACTCGCTGCAACTGACCGAGTACCACAAGGTGGCAACGCCGGCCGACTGGCAGCAGGGCGACGACGTGGTGATCGTGCCGTCCTTGCAGGACGAAGCCGAAATCGCCCGGCGCTTTCCCAAGGGCTATGTCGCGGTGAAGCCGTATCTGCGCCTGACCCCGCAACCCGCTTAG
- a CDS encoding sulfate ABC transporter substrate-binding protein, protein MSYRKLFLSVSLAFAVSAPSWAASVELLNVSYDPTRELYQDYNKAFAKYWKAKTGDDVTIKQSHGGSGKQARSVLDGLEADVVTLALAYDIDELSTKAKLLKPDWQKKLPDNASPYTSTIVFLVRKGNPKGIKDWGDLVRSDVKVITPNPKTSGGARWNFLAAWGWAKKTYGSDEKAREYTQKLFQNVPVLDTGARGATLTFTQRGQGDVLLAWENEAVLAVKELGPDKYDIVAPSLSIKAEPPVAVVDKVVDKKGTRKVAEEYLKYLYSKEGQELAAQNYYRPLDKDVAAKYAKQFPSVKLFDIDDVFGGWTKTQKTYFEDGGVFDQIQASIAAKR, encoded by the coding sequence ATGTCTTATCGCAAATTGTTTCTGAGTGTGTCGCTGGCCTTCGCGGTGAGCGCGCCCAGCTGGGCCGCCTCGGTCGAGCTGCTCAATGTCTCGTACGATCCGACCCGCGAGCTCTATCAGGACTACAACAAGGCCTTTGCCAAGTACTGGAAGGCAAAGACCGGCGATGACGTGACCATCAAGCAATCGCACGGCGGCTCGGGCAAGCAGGCGCGCTCGGTGCTCGACGGCCTTGAAGCCGACGTGGTGACGCTGGCGCTGGCTTACGACATCGACGAGCTGTCGACCAAGGCCAAGCTGCTCAAGCCGGACTGGCAGAAGAAGCTGCCGGACAACGCCAGCCCGTACACCTCGACCATCGTGTTCCTAGTGCGCAAGGGCAATCCGAAAGGCATCAAGGACTGGGGCGATCTGGTTCGCAGCGACGTGAAAGTGATCACGCCGAACCCGAAGACCTCGGGCGGCGCGCGCTGGAACTTCCTCGCGGCGTGGGGCTGGGCGAAGAAGACCTACGGTTCGGATGAAAAGGCCCGCGAATACACCCAGAAGCTGTTCCAGAACGTACCGGTGCTCGATACCGGTGCGCGTGGCGCAACGCTGACCTTCACCCAGCGCGGTCAGGGCGACGTGCTCTTGGCGTGGGAAAACGAAGCGGTGCTGGCGGTGAAGGAGCTGGGCCCGGACAAGTACGACATCGTCGCGCCTAGCCTGTCGATCAAGGCCGAGCCGCCGGTCGCGGTGGTCGACAAGGTCGTCGACAAGAAGGGCACCCGCAAGGTGGCCGAGGAATACCTCAAGTATCTGTACAGCAAGGAAGGCCAGGAACTCGCCGCGCAGAACTACTACCGTCCGCTCGACAAGGATGTCGCGGCCAAATATGCCAAGCAGTTCCCGAGCGTGAAGCTGTTCGATATCGACGACGTGTTCGGCGGCTGGACCAAGACGCAAAAGACTTACTTCGAGGACGGCGGCGTGTTCGACCAGATTCAGGCGTCGATCGCCGCGAAACGCTAA